A section of the Bacteroidota bacterium genome encodes:
- a CDS encoding DUF4065 domain-containing protein gives MKSPFTGGTVQLKKKIEGFDYRKESFDIVYHYYLCNDTNEQFTTEELDNLNITQVHNQYRSKYGIPFADEIKAIRHKYNLSAAKMSEVLGFGANVYRHYEAGEVPTVANGRLIKLAEDPHEFRTLVHLNRQSWEEKEYDRVIKKLQEFFDSYNKGREYYEQRLIGCNVPNVYNGFRKPRLDKISAMVNFFAHHNQPFLTALNKLMFYADFAHYKKHGFAISGTCYLAFERGPVPDNYGAIYNEVIHRGFAFVTEVDFKDYVGEKFVAPKLKFTEEDELFSESEMDMMKKVSDAFKGMNTRQIVDVSHRESGWQQNVNDSNHINFMYGFDIKHL, from the coding sequence ATGAAAAGTCCATTTACAGGCGGAACCGTGCAATTGAAAAAGAAGATCGAAGGCTTCGATTACCGTAAAGAAAGTTTTGATATCGTTTACCATTATTACCTGTGTAATGATACCAATGAACAATTTACCACTGAAGAACTGGACAACCTGAACATAACACAGGTGCATAACCAGTACCGGTCCAAGTACGGAATTCCTTTCGCTGATGAAATAAAGGCAATCCGACACAAATACAACCTGAGTGCTGCAAAGATGAGTGAGGTGCTTGGGTTTGGCGCGAATGTTTACCGCCATTATGAAGCAGGTGAAGTGCCAACTGTCGCCAACGGTAGATTGATCAAACTCGCCGAGGATCCCCACGAGTTCAGGACCCTTGTTCATTTAAACCGCCAATCCTGGGAAGAAAAAGAATATGACCGGGTGATCAAGAAATTGCAGGAGTTTTTTGATAGTTACAATAAGGGAAGAGAATATTATGAACAGAGACTAATTGGCTGTAATGTACCTAACGTTTACAATGGGTTTCGAAAACCCAGACTTGACAAGATATCAGCCATGGTAAATTTCTTCGCCCATCACAACCAGCCTTTTTTAACGGCACTGAATAAACTGATGTTTTACGCAGACTTTGCGCATTATAAAAAGCATGGGTTTGCGATCAGCGGAACCTGTTACCTCGCTTTTGAAAGGGGCCCGGTTCCTGATAATTACGGTGCTATTTATAATGAAGTCATTCATCGGGGCTTTGCCTTTGTAACCGAAGTTGATTTTAAGGATTATGTGGGAGAAAAATTTGTTGCGCCTAAGCTTAAGTTCACCGAAGAGGATGAGTTGTTTTCTGAAAGTGAGATGGATATGATGAAAAAAGTTTCGGATGCATTTAAAGGAATGAATACAAGACAGATCGTTGACGTAAGTCACCGTGAGTCGGGGTGGCAGCAAAATGTCAATGATAGTAACCATATCAATTTTATGTATGGCTTTGATATCAAACACCTTTAA
- a CDS encoding DEAD/DEAH box helicase, giving the protein MIERLSNEVLADQYFNQLFLKANKLLAGMIFKENGSTPYLSPKELNDILRFSDILSNSKSSIPRNKAYTIITLLNPAYSTDPYYKTFSHSVLAKLGNFPGIDYLKNKNDNNAVLPYERAVEKTVKEFIQAVPDTSNLIFTDSQFELYQRISESKFFSFSGPTSMGKSFIIKSFIRKAISNSPPENIAILVPTRALISQFSLDLNRELKDLLEHYKYKVITNSNIGDMLSNNQVRYLMVLTPERLISYLSNKNNPLIGYLFVDEAHKLATENDSRAITAYNAISKTLRINTSLNLYFASPNVANPEVFLRLFKKDDTKAFRTIESPVSQNLFFLDLTTKKAVHYTDEENYEFSPKTLLNSNSLSELLVFIGHSENNIVYCSSRFKAVDKSLELFLQLEDTNVEVSNNVKKAIRQIKSYIHKDYYLADFLQKGIAYHFGNLPQLIRNKVEALFKESEIHYVFCTSTLLEGVNLPAKNVFILNDKNGRNPLQPIDFWNLAGRAGRLKYELSGNIFCIRETSKDWEKINLLNRNQDITLTPSIENHIDKQLKKIEQIINQTPDIKFKTESFREILEYIANVISIDTLEIQRTNYQSDIIKKLISENKEQIINLAKEKTRNIEVPSTVLSANQSVKVAIQNSVYQYVKANAGNSRIKLPSEINFESCKEWLNTLYNLFRWETEEKRNIKSQSQLTYYAMLMNQWINGTPLNLIISKSIEYFDKNKREIVIGWDFSKKEIFNKNDKRHVNFLIGEIIEDIEQILRFVFEKYFNNYYTILVEILGEENAGQSWATFLEYGTRNSIVIALQNYGLSRHTANYLFTKHRSSLNIEGDKLLGIDLKRLRIMLNHEDIEFDEIISILF; this is encoded by the coding sequence ATGATTGAACGGCTTTCAAATGAAGTATTAGCTGATCAGTATTTTAATCAGTTGTTCCTAAAAGCAAATAAACTTTTGGCAGGTATGATATTTAAAGAAAACGGAAGCACTCCCTATCTTTCTCCTAAGGAATTAAACGACATTTTAAGATTTTCTGACATATTATCTAATTCTAAAAGTTCAATTCCCCGGAATAAAGCGTATACAATTATTACTCTTTTAAATCCTGCATATTCCACAGATCCCTACTATAAAACTTTTTCACATTCCGTCTTAGCAAAACTTGGCAATTTTCCCGGCATAGATTACTTGAAAAATAAAAATGATAACAATGCGGTTTTACCGTATGAAAGAGCGGTCGAGAAAACGGTAAAAGAATTCATTCAGGCAGTTCCCGACACTTCTAATCTGATTTTCACAGATTCCCAGTTTGAATTGTATCAACGAATTAGTGAATCAAAATTCTTTAGTTTTTCTGGACCGACCTCAATGGGAAAATCATTTATTATCAAATCATTCATTCGAAAAGCCATCAGCAATTCTCCGCCTGAGAATATCGCAATATTAGTTCCCACGAGAGCACTCATTAGTCAATTCTCGTTGGATCTGAATAGAGAATTAAAAGACTTATTGGAGCATTATAAATATAAAGTCATTACCAACTCCAACATTGGCGATATGCTCTCAAATAACCAGGTTAGATATTTGATGGTACTGACTCCGGAAAGATTGATTAGCTATTTATCAAATAAGAACAATCCTTTGATAGGATACTTATTTGTTGACGAGGCACATAAGTTAGCGACCGAGAACGATTCACGGGCAATTACAGCATACAATGCTATTTCCAAAACTCTTAGAATTAACACTTCTCTAAATTTGTATTTTGCATCACCAAATGTGGCAAATCCTGAAGTTTTTCTGAGACTTTTTAAAAAAGATGATACAAAGGCTTTTAGAACGATAGAATCTCCTGTTTCCCAGAACTTATTTTTTTTGGATCTTACTACAAAGAAAGCGGTTCATTATACAGACGAAGAGAATTACGAATTTAGTCCCAAAACACTTTTAAATAGTAATTCTTTATCGGAATTATTGGTATTTATAGGACATTCAGAAAACAATATTGTTTATTGCAGCTCAAGATTCAAGGCTGTTGATAAATCATTAGAACTATTCTTGCAATTAGAAGATACTAATGTCGAAGTTTCCAACAATGTCAAGAAGGCAATCAGGCAGATTAAAAGCTATATTCATAAGGATTATTATCTAGCCGATTTTCTCCAGAAAGGTATTGCATATCATTTTGGCAATCTTCCCCAGCTTATTCGCAATAAAGTTGAAGCGTTATTCAAAGAGTCTGAAATTCATTATGTTTTCTGTACATCAACCCTGCTTGAAGGAGTAAATCTCCCCGCTAAAAATGTATTCATCCTTAATGATAAAAATGGAAGAAACCCTCTTCAGCCGATTGATTTTTGGAATCTTGCTGGTCGGGCAGGGAGATTAAAATATGAGCTTTCTGGAAATATCTTTTGTATCAGAGAGACATCCAAGGATTGGGAGAAGATTAATTTATTGAACAGGAATCAGGACATCACATTAACCCCTTCCATTGAAAATCATATCGATAAACAGTTAAAGAAGATTGAACAAATAATTAATCAGACGCCTGATATTAAGTTCAAGACCGAATCATTTAGAGAAATATTGGAATATATCGCAAACGTTATATCTATTGATACGTTGGAAATTCAGCGAACAAATTATCAAAGTGATATTATAAAGAAATTAATTTCTGAAAATAAAGAACAAATTATAAATCTTGCTAAGGAAAAAACTAGAAATATTGAAGTCCCCAGTACTGTTTTGAGCGCAAACCAGTCTGTTAAAGTTGCTATCCAGAACTCGGTTTATCAATACGTCAAAGCGAATGCCGGCAATTCTCGTATTAAACTTCCATCTGAAATTAACTTTGAGTCGTGCAAAGAATGGCTTAACACCTTGTATAATTTATTTCGATGGGAAACAGAAGAAAAAAGAAACATTAAAAGTCAATCCCAGCTTACTTACTATGCAATGTTAATGAATCAGTGGATTAATGGAACTCCGCTGAATTTAATTATCAGTAAATCCATCGAATATTTCGATAAGAATAAAAGAGAAATTGTGATTGGATGGGATTTTTCAAAAAAGGAAATCTTTAATAAAAACGACAAAAGACATGTGAATTTCTTGATTGGTGAGATTATTGAAGATATAGAGCAGATTCTTCGGTTCGTTTTTGAGAAGTATTTCAATAATTACTATACTATTCTTGTAGAGATATTGGGAGAAGAGAATGCAGGTCAGAGTTGGGCTACTTTCTTAGAATATGGAACTCGAAATTCTATTGTTATCGCATTGCAGAATTATGGACTTTCACGACATACTGCCAATTATCTGTTTACAAAACATCGTTCTTCGCTTAACATTGAAGGTGATAAATTACTGGGAATTGATCTAAAAAGGTTAAGAATAATGCTTAATCATGAAGATATAGAATTTGATGAGATAATTTCGATATTGTTCTAA
- a CDS encoding DUF1837 domain-containing protein has product MQLATSIKESFLDLFYNELECEIEQTNSRLNLRILRIENNQFTYDELIKKLSNAVITYSLSKKQFTDFVKDERYGELNKLALNKFRDYSINDGEAGEVLLYCFLESHLKAPKILTKLEIKTARNDYVKGSDGIHLLQLGLKRFQIIFGESKLDASLTASLSNAFKSIHDFITRDKDNIYHEMSLLDSQLCKESLDEDMYQFVKSIVFPKANGSNSVVKDNAFAIFAGFDINPSEEELKMKNDDFRILIRKRIKEEVEKKQEHIREKISEYKLFNHTFYVYVFPFMKIDETRKKIIKEITHPVL; this is encoded by the coding sequence ATGCAGTTAGCCACAAGCATAAAAGAAAGTTTCCTTGATTTGTTTTACAATGAATTGGAATGTGAAATTGAGCAAACAAATTCCAGATTAAACCTTCGTATACTACGGATTGAAAACAATCAATTTACTTATGATGAGCTGATCAAAAAGTTATCCAATGCGGTTATTACCTATTCTCTTTCAAAGAAGCAATTTACCGATTTTGTAAAAGACGAAAGATATGGTGAATTGAATAAGCTTGCATTGAATAAATTTAGAGATTATAGCATTAATGATGGCGAAGCTGGCGAAGTACTTTTGTATTGTTTTCTAGAATCTCATCTCAAAGCACCGAAAATTCTTACTAAACTTGAAATTAAGACTGCTCGTAATGATTATGTAAAAGGTTCCGATGGAATACACTTGTTACAGCTCGGCCTAAAACGATTTCAGATCATCTTTGGAGAATCGAAGCTCGATGCTTCTTTGACAGCATCTCTTTCAAACGCGTTTAAATCAATACACGATTTTATTACCCGTGATAAGGACAATATTTATCATGAGATGTCTTTACTTGACTCCCAATTATGTAAGGAGTCATTGGATGAAGACATGTACCAATTTGTGAAATCAATTGTTTTTCCTAAAGCGAATGGTAGTAACAGTGTAGTAAAGGATAATGCATTTGCCATTTTTGCTGGCTTTGATATTAATCCGAGTGAGGAAGAGTTAAAAATGAAAAACGATGATTTTAGAATACTTATAAGGAAGCGCATTAAGGAGGAAGTAGAAAAAAAACAGGAGCACATAAGGGAAAAAATTTCTGAATATAAACTTTTCAACCATACTTTTTATGTATATGTTTTCCCATTTATGAAAATTGATGAGACAAGAAAGAAAATAATTAAAGAAATTACTCATCCAGTATTATGA
- a CDS encoding toxin, protein MSTSRVEISQFLQDFQAKLSIWGIIYRDDRNKNLQSLLTLDILPARRTELLKTITVEDFVEGPLRENLYGGADMWVFGKTIRQHEVYIKITLGFAGRQVICISFHIAERPLLYPLKS, encoded by the coding sequence ATGTCAACTTCAAGAGTGGAGATATCGCAGTTCTTGCAGGATTTTCAAGCCAAATTATCAATTTGGGGAATTATTTATCGTGACGATAGAAATAAGAATCTGCAATCGCTTTTGACGCTTGATATATTACCTGCCAGGAGAACAGAACTACTTAAAACTATAACTGTTGAAGATTTTGTCGAAGGTCCGCTACGAGAAAACCTTTATGGAGGAGCAGATATGTGGGTATTTGGAAAGACAATTAGACAACATGAAGTTTATATTAAAATTACATTGGGCTTTGCCGGAAGACAGGTCATCTGCATATCTTTTCACATCGCTGAAAGGCCTTTACTTTATCCTTTAAAATCGTGA